The Corynebacterium confusum genome has a window encoding:
- a CDS encoding FAD-binding and (Fe-S)-binding domain-containing protein — MSLDVNTALIDRVAAASDASHFLFTPQAVIEAKNADDVAAAFRAGRANNIPVTLRSGGTSLAGQSAGNGYLVDVRKHFRGIEVLDGGERVRVQPGATVRQVNARLGLYGRKLGPDPASESAATMGGVIANNSSGMACGTELNTYRTLESTTLVLPSGTVLDTARPDADQQLAQQEPELFETLQRLRRRVVDNPASVEKITKHFSLKNTMGYGLNSFLDYETPAKILEHLIIGSEGTLAFIAEAVFRTVPIARLTTTSVAVFPDVDAATRSLPDLLDTGAATLELMDSASIRVGRTFDKVPEAITGFDVDSQAALLIEYHADSEDEINAKEQAGSKLLAELNLQSPAQFSADAATRTAAWKFRKGLYAQVAEARPSGTTALLEDIVVPVADLADACAGLQDIFARYSYDDAVIFGHAKDGNIHFLLTDRFEGEEAIGRFNNFNEDMVSLVLEAEGNLKAEHGTGRAMAPYVRRQYGDELYEVMQELKRACDPANTMNPGVILDDDPDAHVKNIKLNPTVEEEIDRCVECGYCEPVCPSRDLTLTPRQRIVVRRARKRAEEAGDNATVAEIDEAYQYEGIETCAVDSMCRTACPVGIDTGKFIKRLRREQAQPVLQAGWKAAAKGWPVVSEGASVALTGAHFLPTSLVKTVTDVGRRLVGSDVMPQYQPELSKGGKPRARLGRRVGDNRAAVTGIFLPACVNTMFGPQGDGPGATDAFVNLLERAGLALEVPGGIDKLCCGTPWSSKGLNEGHDVMEKRVVDTVVPLTDGGKLPIIVDASSCTAGFRDLLEAHGVTVIDAIAFTAEHILPALDVAHPAESVTLHPTCSAFQLGLMPDLEKVAGAAAREVNVPTAWNCCGYAGDRGMLHPELTASATRAEAAQAKEFGAQYHASTNRTCELGLTRATGADYHHILELLDKASR, encoded by the coding sequence ATGAGCCTCGACGTCAACACCGCCCTGATCGATCGCGTGGCCGCGGCCAGCGATGCCTCCCACTTCCTGTTCACCCCGCAAGCCGTCATCGAAGCCAAAAACGCCGATGACGTCGCCGCCGCTTTCCGCGCCGGGCGCGCTAACAACATCCCCGTGACCCTGCGCTCCGGCGGGACCTCCCTGGCCGGCCAGTCCGCCGGCAACGGCTACCTGGTGGACGTGCGCAAGCACTTCCGCGGCATCGAGGTGCTCGATGGCGGCGAGCGCGTGCGCGTCCAGCCGGGCGCCACGGTCCGCCAGGTCAACGCCCGCCTGGGCCTCTACGGCCGCAAGCTCGGCCCGGATCCGGCCAGCGAGTCGGCCGCCACGATGGGCGGGGTCATCGCCAACAACTCCTCCGGCATGGCCTGCGGCACGGAGCTGAACACCTACCGCACCCTGGAGTCGACGACCCTGGTCCTGCCGTCCGGCACCGTTTTAGACACCGCCCGCCCGGACGCCGACCAGCAGCTGGCCCAGCAGGAGCCCGAGCTTTTCGAGACCCTCCAGCGCCTGCGCCGCCGCGTGGTGGACAACCCGGCGTCGGTGGAGAAAATCACCAAGCACTTTAGCCTGAAAAACACCATGGGCTACGGCCTGAACTCCTTCCTGGACTATGAGACCCCAGCGAAGATCCTGGAGCACCTCATCATCGGCTCGGAGGGCACCCTGGCCTTTATCGCCGAGGCCGTCTTCCGCACCGTGCCGATCGCCCGCCTGACCACCACCTCCGTGGCCGTCTTCCCAGACGTGGACGCCGCCACCCGCAGCCTGCCCGACCTGCTGGACACCGGCGCGGCCACCCTGGAGCTGATGGACTCGGCCTCTATCCGCGTCGGCCGCACCTTCGATAAGGTCCCGGAGGCCATCACCGGCTTCGACGTCGACTCCCAGGCCGCCCTGCTCATCGAGTACCACGCCGACAGCGAGGACGAAATCAACGCCAAGGAGCAGGCCGGCTCCAAGCTGCTGGCCGAGCTCAACCTCCAATCCCCGGCGCAATTTTCCGCCGATGCCGCCACCCGCACCGCCGCCTGGAAATTCCGCAAGGGCCTCTATGCCCAGGTCGCCGAGGCCCGCCCGTCGGGCACCACGGCGCTGCTGGAAGACATCGTCGTGCCGGTCGCCGACCTGGCGGACGCCTGCGCCGGCCTGCAGGACATCTTCGCCCGCTACTCCTACGACGACGCCGTCATCTTCGGCCACGCCAAGGACGGCAACATCCACTTCCTGCTCACCGACCGCTTCGAGGGCGAGGAGGCCATCGGCCGTTTCAACAACTTCAACGAGGACATGGTCTCCCTGGTGCTGGAAGCCGAGGGCAACCTCAAAGCCGAGCACGGCACCGGCCGCGCGATGGCGCCCTACGTGCGCCGCCAGTACGGCGACGAGCTCTATGAGGTCATGCAGGAGCTCAAGCGCGCCTGCGACCCGGCGAACACCATGAACCCGGGCGTCATCCTTGACGACGACCCGGACGCCCACGTCAAAAACATCAAGCTCAACCCGACCGTGGAAGAAGAGATCGACCGCTGCGTGGAGTGCGGCTACTGCGAGCCGGTCTGCCCGTCGCGGGATCTCACGCTCACGCCGCGCCAGCGCATCGTGGTCCGCCGCGCCCGCAAGCGCGCCGAGGAGGCCGGTGATAACGCCACCGTCGCCGAGATCGACGAGGCCTACCAGTACGAGGGCATCGAGACCTGCGCCGTCGACTCCATGTGCCGCACCGCCTGCCCGGTGGGCATCGACACCGGCAAGTTCATCAAGCGACTGCGCCGCGAGCAGGCCCAGCCGGTCCTGCAGGCCGGGTGGAAGGCAGCGGCGAAGGGCTGGCCGGTGGTCAGCGAAGGCGCATCGGTAGCGCTGACCGGCGCCCACTTCCTGCCGACCTCCCTGGTCAAGACCGTCACCGACGTCGGCCGCCGCCTGGTCGGCTCCGACGTCATGCCGCAGTACCAGCCGGAGCTGTCCAAGGGCGGCAAGCCGCGCGCCCGCCTGGGTCGCCGCGTCGGCGATAACCGCGCCGCCGTGACCGGCATCTTCCTGCCCGCCTGCGTGAACACCATGTTCGGCCCGCAGGGCGACGGCCCCGGCGCCACCGATGCCTTCGTCAACCTCCTGGAGCGCGCCGGGCTGGCGCTGGAGGTGCCCGGTGGCATCGACAAGCTCTGCTGCGGCACCCCGTGGTCGTCCAAGGGCTTAAACGAGGGCCACGACGTGATGGAAAAGCGCGTCGTGGACACCGTCGTGCCGCTGACCGACGGCGGGAAGCTGCCCATTATCGTCGACGCCTCCAGCTGTACCGCCGGCTTCCGCGACCTGCTGGAAGCCCATGGCGTCACGGTTATCGATGCCATCGCCTTCACCGCCGAGCACATTCTCCCGGCCCTAGATGTCGCGCACCCGGCCGAGTCCGTCACGCTGCACCCGACCTGCTCCGCCTTCCAGCTAGGTCTTATGCCCGACCTGGAAAAGGTCGCCGGTGCCGCCGCGCGCGAGGTCAACGTGCCCACCGCCTGGAACTGCTGCGGGTATGCCGGCGACCGCGGCATGCTCCACCCCGAGCTGACCGCGTCCGCCACCCGCGCCGAGGCCGCCCAGGCCAAGGAATTCGGTGCTCAGTACCACGCGTCCACCAACCGCACCTGCGAGCTGGGCCTGACGCGGGCGACCGGCGCCGACTACCACCACATCCTGGAGCTGCTGGACAAGGCCAGCCGCTAG
- a CDS encoding amidohydrolase, with protein sequence MAVGDIVSGYDGIREKQEALYVDLHQHPELSMEEERTRGIIADKLREFDYDVVEVGGGIVGVLENGDGPTVMLRADFDALPIQEDTGLDYASTVDGVMHACGHDSHVAALMGVAALMKDATDAWSGTLEVLFQPGEETAEGAQSMVDAGVVDKVTKPDVMLGQHVFCSVVPAGSVAIKPGPVLSTATSVTVKVFGAGSHGSMPHLSVDPVVLASSIVMRLQTIVSRELNPSEFGVVTVGSVQAGSKANVIPFDATLKINIRAYDEEVRDKIIAAIERIVKAECEAARSPKEPEFSFSDQCPLTDNDADVTARVREALEEHLGSDRVQDADRFTASEDFSVVADAFGTPYCYWIFGGGKEGEEMPNHSPFFAPVQQPTLQTGTEALITAAYAWLGK encoded by the coding sequence ATGGCAGTAGGGGACATCGTTAGCGGCTACGACGGGATTCGTGAGAAGCAGGAGGCGCTGTACGTCGACCTGCACCAGCACCCCGAGCTCAGCATGGAAGAGGAGCGCACCCGCGGGATCATCGCGGACAAGCTGCGCGAATTCGACTACGACGTCGTGGAGGTCGGCGGCGGAATCGTCGGTGTCCTAGAAAACGGCGACGGGCCCACCGTGATGCTGCGCGCCGATTTCGATGCCCTGCCCATCCAGGAGGACACCGGCCTCGACTACGCCTCCACCGTCGACGGCGTCATGCACGCCTGCGGCCACGACTCCCACGTCGCCGCGCTCATGGGCGTGGCCGCCCTGATGAAGGACGCCACCGATGCCTGGTCCGGCACCCTGGAAGTCCTCTTCCAGCCCGGCGAGGAGACCGCCGAGGGAGCCCAATCCATGGTGGACGCCGGCGTGGTGGACAAGGTCACCAAGCCGGACGTCATGCTGGGCCAGCACGTTTTCTGCAGCGTGGTGCCCGCCGGCAGCGTGGCCATCAAGCCGGGCCCGGTGCTCTCGACGGCCACCAGCGTGACCGTCAAGGTTTTTGGCGCCGGCTCCCACGGGTCCATGCCTCACCTGAGCGTCGACCCGGTCGTGCTGGCCAGCTCGATTGTCATGCGCCTGCAGACCATCGTCTCCCGCGAGCTCAACCCGAGCGAGTTCGGCGTGGTTACCGTCGGCTCCGTCCAGGCCGGTTCCAAGGCCAACGTCATCCCGTTTGATGCCACGCTGAAGATCAACATCCGCGCCTACGACGAGGAGGTGCGCGACAAGATCATCGCCGCCATCGAGCGGATCGTGAAGGCCGAGTGCGAGGCCGCGCGCTCGCCGAAGGAGCCGGAGTTCAGCTTCTCCGACCAGTGCCCGCTCACCGACAACGACGCCGACGTCACCGCCCGCGTGCGCGAGGCCCTCGAGGAGCACCTGGGCAGCGACCGCGTCCAGGACGCCGACCGGTTTACCGCCTCCGAGGACTTCTCCGTGGTCGCCGACGCCTTCGGCACCCCGTACTGCTACTGGATTTTCGGCGGCGGCAAGGAGGGCGAGGAGATGCCGAACCACAGCCCGTTCTTCGCGCCCGTCCAGCAGCCGACGCTGCAGACCGGCACCGAGGCCCTCATCACCGCCGCTTACGCCTGGTTGGGCAAGTAA
- a CDS encoding HNH endonuclease signature motif containing protein: MTQPGIEIVEGAWHADWDAERAAAGSGRDELERLFDLAGVFFGPVRHAGRQRRVRANAARHGHCLPVLDVLRGVLRRVKNKNDAWRIMEELSAQPVDAKEMAATARRKIQEAHPAPAPQPGVIYRRSAEGLWSMRLIADAGLVADIKAQVRTVEDARAVFTGGHGTGDGAGEGAGAAAGAGSRPRGGVRASVITNVVLNLQDFGHLVGGRDAADITVQLTNGAVISGAELVTRAFEQVGYVGVFDPVAGPVNCYRDERLASWKQRRLALMEHPVCAWPECLAGADECQVHHLQSWESGGPTNAANLATLCPHHNGANEDGPGPAQSRGRMARVGGRVVWIPPERVPA, encoded by the coding sequence GTGACCCAGCCCGGAATCGAGATCGTGGAGGGCGCTTGGCACGCCGATTGGGATGCCGAGCGCGCGGCCGCCGGCTCCGGCCGCGACGAGTTGGAGCGCCTCTTCGACCTGGCAGGGGTGTTTTTCGGCCCGGTCAGGCACGCCGGCCGCCAGCGCCGGGTGCGCGCGAATGCCGCCCGCCACGGGCACTGCCTGCCCGTGCTCGACGTACTGCGCGGGGTGCTGCGGCGGGTGAAGAACAAAAACGATGCCTGGCGCATCATGGAAGAACTATCCGCCCAGCCGGTTGATGCCAAGGAGATGGCCGCGACTGCGCGGCGTAAAATCCAGGAGGCCCACCCCGCCCCGGCGCCGCAGCCAGGGGTGATCTATCGGCGTTCGGCTGAGGGGTTGTGGTCGATGCGTCTTATCGCCGATGCCGGCCTCGTCGCCGATATTAAAGCCCAGGTGCGCACCGTCGAGGATGCCCGCGCGGTCTTCACCGGCGGTCACGGCACCGGTGATGGTGCTGGCGAAGGTGCCGGTGCTGCCGCTGGTGCCGGTAGTAGACCTCGCGGCGGGGTGCGCGCGTCGGTTATCACGAACGTGGTCCTTAACCTTCAGGATTTCGGCCACCTGGTCGGCGGTAGGGATGCCGCGGATATTACCGTGCAACTGACCAATGGCGCGGTAATCAGTGGTGCCGAGTTGGTGACTCGGGCGTTTGAGCAGGTTGGCTACGTGGGGGTTTTCGACCCGGTGGCCGGGCCGGTTAATTGTTACCGGGATGAGCGTTTGGCCTCGTGGAAGCAGCGGCGCTTGGCGTTGATGGAGCATCCGGTGTGTGCTTGGCCGGAGTGTTTGGCCGGTGCGGATGAGTGCCAGGTCCATCACCTGCAGTCGTGGGAGTCGGGTGGGCCGACGAATGCGGCGAACCTGGCGACGTTGTGTCCGCACCATAATGGGGCCAACGAGGACGGGCCCGGGCCGGCGCAGAGCAGGGGCCGAATGGCGAGGGTTGGTGGCCGGGTGGTGTGGATACCGCCCGAACGCGTGCCGGCCTAG
- a CDS encoding muconolactone Delta-isomerase family protein, which produces MLFLARMDVTFPDHLSPEEVADFQAREKEYSGSLQAAGKMKGIWRVVGEYSNYSIYDAPDNDALHDIFAGFPMYKYMKIHVTPLAKHPNSTDAVAY; this is translated from the coding sequence ATGTTGTTCCTTGCCCGAATGGACGTCACCTTCCCCGATCACCTAAGCCCCGAAGAGGTAGCCGATTTCCAGGCCCGCGAGAAGGAGTACTCCGGCTCGCTGCAGGCCGCCGGGAAGATGAAGGGCATCTGGCGCGTAGTCGGCGAGTACTCCAACTACTCCATCTACGACGCCCCCGACAACGATGCCCTCCACGACATCTTCGCCGGCTTCCCCATGTACAAGTACATGAAGATCCACGTCACCCCGCTGGCCAAGCACCCCAACTCCACCGACGCCGTCGCCTACTGA
- a CDS encoding CoA-transferase has protein sequence MSHTNKHGASKVLNTCELPLTGAQCVDLIITDYAVFHVDPQEGLTLIEVAEGETVDSVRAVTDADFAVSDKLKG, from the coding sequence ATGTCGCACACCAACAAGCACGGCGCGTCCAAGGTGCTCAACACCTGCGAGCTGCCGCTGACCGGCGCGCAGTGCGTGGACCTGATCATCACCGACTACGCGGTCTTCCACGTGGACCCGCAGGAGGGGCTCACGCTCATCGAGGTCGCCGAGGGCGAGACCGTGGACTCCGTGCGCGCGGTGACCGACGCGGACTTCGCCGTCAGTGACAAGCTGAAAGGCTAA
- a CDS encoding TetR/AcrR family transcriptional regulator, which translates to MPKNNPQYGPRLRIIDATLDSIVHNGVAGTTMRVVADKADVSLGSIAYYFNDKDGLLAAAFSVFAERSVADFGSYFTSVASLDDARAALSQMLIASAASRKTLILGTELYTLSLRRPLHRMNLLEWTQGCRNVMGQYFDAHTTYLLDAFYEGLLLHRSMSLGEFTEDRINLAITRLTPPESYIGPGA; encoded by the coding sequence TTGCCCAAGAATAACCCCCAGTACGGCCCCCGGTTGCGCATTATCGATGCCACCCTAGACTCCATCGTGCACAACGGAGTGGCCGGCACCACCATGCGCGTCGTCGCCGACAAGGCGGACGTGTCCTTGGGCTCCATCGCCTATTATTTCAACGACAAGGACGGCCTGCTGGCGGCCGCCTTTTCCGTCTTCGCGGAGCGCTCCGTGGCGGATTTCGGGTCCTATTTCACGAGCGTCGCTAGCCTTGACGATGCCCGCGCCGCCCTGTCCCAGATGCTCATCGCGTCCGCGGCCTCCCGCAAGACGCTGATCCTGGGCACCGAGCTCTACACCCTGTCCCTGCGGCGCCCCCTGCACCGCATGAACCTGTTGGAGTGGACGCAAGGCTGCCGCAACGTGATGGGCCAGTACTTCGATGCCCACACCACCTACCTGCTCGACGCCTTCTACGAGGGCCTGCTGCTACACCGCAGCATGTCGCTCGGCGAGTTCACCGAGGACCGCATCAACCTAGCGATCACCCGCCTGACTCCGCCCGAAAGCTATATCGGGCCGGGCGCCTAG
- a CDS encoding CBU_0592 family membrane protein codes for MALSYEIGIIAGICFVVAFGLLNFKVLTATSPIYQTLNFLGAMGFVYTALSPFNPGLFITEAVWAIVALFGLWKIFTSSSKRKAAEAVPDTRRNEA; via the coding sequence ATGGCACTCTCCTACGAAATTGGCATCATCGCCGGCATCTGCTTCGTCGTTGCCTTCGGCCTACTCAACTTCAAGGTCCTGACCGCTACCTCCCCCATCTACCAGACGCTGAACTTCCTGGGCGCGATGGGCTTCGTCTACACCGCCCTGTCCCCGTTCAACCCGGGCCTGTTCATCACCGAGGCCGTCTGGGCCATCGTCGCCCTGTTCGGTCTGTGGAAGATTTTCACCTCCTCCAGCAAGCGCAAAGCTGCTGAGGCCGTTCCGGATACCCGCCGCAACGAGGCCTAA
- a CDS encoding CBU_0592 family membrane protein, with protein sequence MSAMVIFGLIASVALLFAFAMLNLGKWTPDDYPYQILNFVGAGFLTASAASPFNAGVFWTELIWSLLGLYGIIKIFLNRRKNQSQSATA encoded by the coding sequence ATGTCAGCAATGGTCATCTTCGGGCTGATCGCCTCGGTCGCCCTGCTCTTCGCCTTCGCGATGCTCAACTTGGGCAAGTGGACGCCGGACGATTACCCCTACCAGATCCTGAACTTCGTCGGCGCCGGCTTCCTGACCGCCTCTGCCGCCAGCCCGTTCAACGCGGGGGTGTTCTGGACCGAGCTCATCTGGTCCCTGCTAGGCCTCTACGGCATCATCAAGATCTTCCTGAACCGCCGGAAGAACCAGTCCCAGTCCGCCACCGCCTAG
- a CDS encoding molybdopterin-dependent oxidoreductase, giving the protein MGWVLLMVIYWGLVLGTGQWRRYWPEDWGVFAQAWDDLIHYLAFQIPPAMDGYPFNAIQQLSYGFVVLILPLWMIITGAFQSPAINNHFPRISKLMGGRQVIRTLHFWGLIAYVVFIVIHVAMVVLHGYGHEVSKMVFGHSENPIAGGVIFTLGLFGIIAFHVWATKTSLERPKVIERLHNVVVRPLTRALRKLPSRQNAYSDAEITKAPHHRASGMPPSTEAYMSLVCNDYEDDYVLEIGGLVEKPMRLTMADIRKIADGHSQNTVHHCVQGFSSVGKWDGVPLYKLLDLAGPLDGASDVVVHSFQNMTRDDDNYNGSYYYESMPMEEARQPQSLIAIGYDGDEIPIKNGAPMRLRLETSTGFRSAKWLDRIEVVNRFDIIGNGMGGFFEDTDSYDRLQML; this is encoded by the coding sequence ATGGGCTGGGTGCTGCTGATGGTCATCTACTGGGGCCTGGTGCTGGGCACCGGACAGTGGCGCCGCTACTGGCCGGAGGACTGGGGTGTTTTCGCCCAGGCCTGGGACGACCTCATCCACTACCTGGCCTTCCAGATCCCGCCGGCGATGGACGGCTACCCCTTCAACGCCATCCAGCAGCTGTCCTACGGCTTCGTGGTGCTCATCCTGCCGCTGTGGATGATCATCACCGGCGCCTTCCAGTCGCCGGCCATCAACAACCACTTCCCGCGCATTTCCAAGCTGATGGGCGGGCGCCAGGTCATCCGCACCCTGCACTTCTGGGGCCTCATCGCTTACGTCGTCTTCATCGTCATCCACGTCGCGATGGTGGTGTTGCACGGCTACGGTCACGAGGTCTCCAAGATGGTCTTCGGCCACTCGGAGAACCCGATCGCCGGCGGCGTGATCTTCACCCTGGGCCTGTTCGGCATCATCGCCTTCCACGTCTGGGCCACGAAGACCTCGCTGGAGCGCCCGAAGGTCATCGAGCGCCTGCACAACGTGGTGGTCCGCCCGCTCACGCGCGCGCTGCGTAAGCTGCCCTCGCGCCAGAACGCCTACAGCGATGCCGAGATCACCAAGGCGCCGCACCACCGCGCCTCGGGCATGCCGCCGTCAACGGAGGCCTATATGTCCCTGGTCTGCAACGACTACGAGGATGACTACGTGCTGGAAATCGGCGGGTTGGTCGAAAAGCCGATGCGCCTGACCATGGCGGATATCCGCAAAATCGCCGACGGGCACTCACAGAACACGGTCCACCACTGCGTGCAGGGCTTTTCCTCGGTGGGCAAGTGGGACGGCGTGCCGCTGTACAAGCTGCTCGACCTGGCCGGCCCGCTGGACGGGGCCAGCGACGTGGTGGTCCACAGCTTCCAGAACATGACCCGCGACGACGACAACTACAACGGTTCCTACTACTACGAGTCCATGCCGATGGAAGAGGCCCGCCAGCCGCAGTCGCTGATCGCCATTGGCTACGACGGCGACGAGATCCCCATCAAGAACGGCGCGCCCATGCGCCTGCGCCTGGAGACCTCCACCGGTTTCCGCTCGGCGAAGTGGCTGGACCGGATTGAGGTGGTCAACCGCTTTGACATCATCGGCAACGGGATGGGCGGCTTCTTTGAGGACACCGATTCCTACGACCGCCTGCAGATGCTCTAA
- a CDS encoding Lrp/AsnC family transcriptional regulator: protein MQLDQIEAAICRELASDARLPISELAHRINVSESTAHRRLNSLIARGVITGFSAHVDPAALGLGTEALIHIRLHPGARGALRDFYHYLLQLEPVRHVYFVAGNQDFVAHVQLATAASLRDFISDVVSARPEVASTNTSLVFDHRAG, encoded by the coding sequence ATGCAGCTGGATCAGATTGAGGCGGCCATCTGCCGCGAATTGGCTTCCGATGCCCGCCTGCCCATCTCCGAACTCGCCCACCGCATCAACGTCAGCGAGTCCACCGCCCACCGCCGGCTGAACTCGCTCATCGCGCGCGGGGTCATCACCGGCTTTTCTGCGCACGTGGACCCAGCGGCCCTCGGGCTGGGCACGGAGGCGCTCATCCACATCCGCCTCCACCCCGGCGCCCGCGGCGCCCTGCGGGACTTCTACCACTACCTGCTGCAGCTAGAGCCGGTGCGCCACGTCTACTTCGTGGCCGGCAACCAGGACTTTGTGGCGCACGTGCAGCTGGCCACCGCGGCCAGCCTGCGGGATTTCATCTCGGACGTGGTCAGCGCGCGCCCCGAGGTGGCCTCCACCAACACCTCCCTGGTCTTCGACCACCGGGCGGGCTAG
- a CDS encoding NAD(P)/FAD-dependent oxidoreductase has protein sequence MTKAIVVGAGMTGLSTAWYLQEHGYDVEIVDKIGVAAGASWGNAGWLAPGKTIPLSNSSLWAYGPTALFDKDAALSVPTRIDPKLWAFVAQFMARANQRSWDKTMAALTPIDKAALGAYDELIDGGVDAVTHEGPFIVGFENDNQAKGFLDEVEGAIRHGQEIPFENLSHTQALEYAPMLSERVQTVYKLGGQRYIEPQYFCEAIAESFVARGGTITTGAEVTDVQSTRKPAIQLATGEWKPTDVVVIATGAWLPKLAKSLGVRTMVQAGRGYSFTVKPEQEAKHSVYLPETRVACTPAPTRGRFQIAGTMEFRGPDEAFQPGRIESMIKVTAPMFKGIDWDDIQDEWVGSRPVTPDGLPLIGQTQVPNVYTCGGHGMWGVVLGPISGKLLAKQIATGVIDPILDPFDPLR, from the coding sequence ATGACTAAGGCTATTGTGGTAGGCGCCGGGATGACCGGCCTGTCGACGGCGTGGTACCTGCAGGAACACGGCTACGACGTGGAAATCGTGGACAAGATCGGCGTCGCCGCCGGCGCGTCCTGGGGCAACGCCGGCTGGCTGGCGCCGGGCAAGACCATCCCGCTGTCCAATTCCAGCCTGTGGGCCTACGGCCCCACCGCGCTGTTCGACAAGGATGCGGCGCTGAGTGTGCCCACCCGCATCGACCCGAAGCTGTGGGCGTTCGTCGCCCAGTTCATGGCCCGGGCCAACCAGCGCTCCTGGGACAAGACCATGGCGGCCCTGACTCCCATCGACAAGGCCGCCCTGGGCGCCTACGACGAGCTCATCGACGGCGGCGTGGACGCCGTGACCCACGAGGGCCCGTTCATCGTCGGCTTCGAAAACGACAACCAAGCCAAGGGCTTCTTGGACGAGGTCGAGGGCGCCATCCGCCACGGCCAGGAGATCCCCTTCGAAAACCTCAGCCACACCCAGGCCCTGGAATACGCCCCGATGCTCTCGGAGCGCGTCCAGACCGTCTACAAGCTGGGCGGCCAGCGCTACATCGAGCCGCAGTACTTCTGCGAGGCCATCGCCGAATCCTTCGTCGCCCGCGGCGGCACCATCACCACCGGCGCGGAGGTCACCGACGTCCAGTCCACCCGCAAGCCGGCCATCCAGCTGGCCACCGGCGAGTGGAAGCCCACCGACGTGGTGGTCATCGCCACCGGTGCCTGGCTGCCGAAGCTGGCCAAGTCCCTGGGCGTGCGCACCATGGTCCAGGCCGGCCGCGGCTATTCCTTCACCGTCAAGCCGGAGCAAGAGGCCAAGCACTCGGTCTATCTGCCGGAGACCCGTGTGGCCTGCACCCCGGCCCCGACCCGCGGCCGCTTCCAGATCGCCGGCACCATGGAATTCCGCGGCCCCGACGAGGCCTTCCAGCCGGGCCGCATCGAGTCCATGATCAAGGTCACCGCCCCGATGTTTAAGGGCATCGACTGGGACGACATCCAGGACGAGTGGGTCGGCTCCCGGCCCGTCACCCCGGACGGCCTGCCGCTTATCGGCCAGACCCAGGTTCCCAACGTCTACACCTGCGGCGGCCACGGCATGTGGGGCGTAGTACTCGGCCCCATCTCCGGCAAGCTGCTGGCCAAGCAGATCGCCACCGGGGTAATCGATCCCATCCTGGACCCGTTCGACCCGCTGCGCTAA